In one window of Posidoniimonas corsicana DNA:
- a CDS encoding carbohydrate kinase family protein, producing the protein MEKTLDVVVCGSCVLDVLVRPVELDRPIGAGQLVRTEPPVLATGGIVSNAGVTLARLGMRAAAFTYVGDDEWGRLVRSRYAAEGLDPGRLMTHPDAPTSTTVALIDPAGERSFLHAVGAPKRLDRAAFTANQDLFASSRAVLLGYFPLLPRLLADLPELMAWLQRLGCLTALDAAGDGGTLAELAPTLRSLDVYVPSLSEASHQTGEDDPARILAALRDAGARGLIGVKLGAEGAVLSPRSGELIEVPPVPPPGAVIDTTGAGDSFLGGLLCGLLKGMPVDEAGRLAAACGARCVTGLGATTALGDYASTAALAGLADG; encoded by the coding sequence GTGGAAAAGACCCTCGATGTCGTCGTTTGCGGCTCCTGCGTGCTGGACGTGCTGGTCCGCCCCGTTGAGCTGGACCGGCCGATCGGCGCGGGGCAGCTGGTGCGGACCGAGCCGCCCGTGCTGGCGACCGGCGGAATCGTCTCGAACGCGGGGGTCACGCTCGCCAGGCTCGGCATGCGGGCCGCGGCGTTCACCTACGTCGGCGACGACGAGTGGGGCCGACTGGTGCGGTCCCGCTACGCGGCGGAGGGCCTGGACCCCGGCCGCCTGATGACCCACCCCGACGCGCCGACCAGCACCACGGTCGCGCTGATCGACCCGGCCGGCGAGCGGAGCTTCCTCCACGCGGTCGGCGCCCCGAAGCGGCTGGACCGCGCCGCGTTTACCGCCAACCAAGACCTGTTCGCCAGCAGCCGGGCGGTGCTGCTGGGCTACTTCCCGCTGCTGCCGCGGCTGCTGGCCGACCTGCCGGAGTTGATGGCGTGGCTGCAGCGCCTGGGCTGCCTGACCGCGCTGGACGCCGCCGGCGACGGCGGCACGCTCGCGGAGCTCGCGCCGACGCTGCGGTCGCTCGACGTGTACGTGCCCAGCCTCAGCGAGGCGAGCCACCAGACCGGCGAGGACGACCCGGCGCGGATCCTGGCGGCGCTGCGTGACGCCGGCGCCAGAGGACTGATCGGCGTGAAGCTCGGCGCCGAGGGCGCGGTGCTGAGCCCGCGGAGCGGCGAGCTGATCGAGGTCCCCCCGGTCCCCCCGCCCGGCGCAGTGATCGACACCACCGGCGCGGGCGACAGCTTTCTGGGCGGCCTGCTGTGCGGGCTGCTGAAGGGGATGCCGGTAGACGAAGCCGGTCGGCTGGCCGCGGCGTGCGGCGCCAGGTGCGTCACGGGGCTCGGCGCCACAACCGCGCTGGGCGACTACGCCTCGACCGCGGCGCTGGCCGGGCTCGCCGACGGTTAG
- the nusB gene encoding transcription antitermination factor NusB, with amino-acid sequence MSVRSRSREVALQILFEDEHNSRASVAELTEFIHGRLNNPEAEEFARTLILGVRRNLGEIDQEIERIAQNWSIGRMAATDRNVLRLGAFEILYGDTPFKVAINESVELAKRFGSENSAQFVNGILDKLKK; translated from the coding sequence ATGTCCGTCCGCAGCCGCAGCCGCGAGGTCGCTCTCCAGATCCTGTTCGAGGACGAGCACAACTCGCGCGCGTCGGTCGCTGAGCTGACCGAATTCATCCACGGCCGGCTCAACAACCCCGAGGCGGAGGAGTTCGCCCGGACGCTGATCCTGGGCGTCCGCCGCAACCTGGGCGAGATCGACCAGGAGATCGAGCGGATCGCCCAGAACTGGTCGATCGGCCGGATGGCCGCCACCGATCGCAACGTGCTGCGGCTGGGCGCGTTCGAGATCCTCTACGGCGACACCCCCTTCAAGGTCGCGATCAACGAGTCGGTGGAGCTGGCAAAGCGGTTCGGCAGCGAGAACTCGGCCCAGTTCGTCAACGGCATCCTCGACAAGCTGAAGAAGTAG
- the ribH gene encoding 6,7-dimethyl-8-ribityllumazine synthase: protein MPNVISPADAPENARFAIIVAEWNKSITQKLLDGALATFAERGVADDAVDVAWVPGAWEIPVVTQRLADTCRYAGILTLGAVIKGDTVHDHWINAGVTDGLMRIGIEHSLPVLFGVLTCETLEQAIQRAGGNVGNKGAECAEAALHMAGLLAALPTR from the coding sequence ATGCCTAACGTTATTTCCCCAGCGGACGCCCCCGAGAACGCCCGCTTCGCCATCATCGTGGCGGAGTGGAACAAGTCGATCACCCAGAAGCTGCTGGACGGTGCCCTGGCGACCTTCGCCGAGCGGGGCGTGGCCGACGACGCCGTCGACGTGGCGTGGGTGCCCGGCGCCTGGGAGATCCCGGTGGTCACCCAGCGGCTGGCCGACACCTGCCGCTACGCGGGCATCCTCACGCTGGGCGCCGTCATCAAGGGCGACACCGTCCACGACCACTGGATCAACGCCGGCGTGACCGACGGGCTGATGCGGATCGGCATCGAGCACAGCCTGCCGGTGCTGTTCGGCGTGCTGACCTGCGAGACGCTCGAGCAGGCGATCCAGCGAGCCGGCGGGAACGTAGGGAACAAGGGGGCGGAGTGCGCCGAGGCGGCCCTCCACATGGCCGGCTTGCTGGCGGCCCTCCCGACGCGATAA
- a CDS encoding ammonium transporter, which produces MTTDFSWRSLAALLLLGFAVTLTATPAAFAQEEGEAEVAAEEAEVTADEAEETAEAAEEEAEEADLGVGYALDNAVLFICAVLVFLMQAGFAMVEAGFNSSKNAVNILFKNSMDICVGVLLFFIIGFGIMYPGAYGVEGFESKFFAFGGFGLEGYDSASDRTFSPEVDWLFQAVFAATAATIVSGAVAGRMKVSGYLIYSAILTGLIYPISGMWKWGGGWLAERGFQDFAGSAVVHGVGGFAGLAGAMILGPRIGRYVDGKSVPIPGHNITLAGLGVFILWFGWYGFNPGSMLAFQGTGDMDGMLHCALTTTLAAGAGGITATLISWIMFGKPDLSMGLNGILGGLVGITACCDCMSDWQSIIVGVVAGVLVIAGVMLLDKLKIDDPVGAWPVHGLCGIWGCMAIGILPNGYLEDGTTSFATQLIGTLAICGWSFVTMLALFVALKAAGLLRVSAEDEQKGLDISEHGMQAYSTH; this is translated from the coding sequence ATGACTACCGACTTTTCTTGGCGTAGTCTCGCAGCGCTGTTGCTGCTGGGCTTCGCCGTCACGCTGACCGCCACGCCTGCCGCGTTCGCGCAGGAAGAGGGCGAGGCCGAAGTGGCCGCTGAAGAAGCTGAGGTGACCGCCGACGAGGCCGAAGAAACTGCGGAAGCGGCTGAGGAAGAGGCAGAGGAAGCCGACCTGGGCGTCGGATACGCCCTCGACAACGCGGTGCTGTTCATCTGCGCCGTGCTGGTGTTCCTGATGCAGGCCGGCTTCGCGATGGTCGAGGCGGGCTTCAACAGCTCTAAGAACGCGGTGAACATCCTGTTCAAGAACTCGATGGACATCTGCGTCGGCGTGCTGCTGTTCTTCATCATCGGGTTCGGGATCATGTACCCCGGCGCCTACGGTGTTGAGGGTTTCGAGAGCAAGTTCTTCGCCTTCGGCGGGTTCGGTCTGGAAGGCTACGATTCGGCCTCCGACCGCACGTTCAGCCCGGAGGTTGACTGGCTGTTCCAGGCCGTGTTCGCCGCCACCGCCGCGACGATCGTGTCTGGCGCCGTGGCCGGCCGCATGAAGGTGAGCGGCTACCTGATCTACAGCGCTATCCTCACCGGCCTGATCTACCCGATCAGCGGCATGTGGAAGTGGGGCGGCGGCTGGCTCGCCGAGCGTGGCTTCCAGGACTTCGCCGGTTCGGCGGTGGTGCACGGCGTGGGCGGCTTCGCCGGCCTGGCTGGCGCCATGATCCTCGGCCCGCGGATCGGCCGCTACGTCGACGGCAAGTCGGTCCCTATCCCCGGCCACAACATCACGCTGGCCGGCCTGGGCGTGTTCATCCTGTGGTTCGGCTGGTACGGCTTTAACCCGGGCTCGATGCTCGCGTTCCAGGGAACCGGCGACATGGACGGCATGCTGCACTGTGCCCTGACCACCACCCTGGCGGCCGGCGCCGGCGGCATCACCGCCACGCTGATCAGCTGGATCATGTTCGGCAAGCCCGACCTGTCGATGGGCCTCAACGGCATCCTCGGCGGCCTGGTCGGCATCACCGCCTGCTGCGACTGCATGAGCGACTGGCAGTCGATCATCGTCGGCGTGGTGGCCGGTGTGCTGGTGATCGCCGGTGTGATGCTGCTCGACAAGCTTAAGATCGACGACCCGGTTGGCGCCTGGCCGGTGCACGGCCTGTGCGGCATCTGGGGCTGCATGGCTATCGGCATCCTGCCGAACGGCTACCTGGAGGACGGCACCACGAGCTTCGCCACGCAGCTGATCGGCACGCTGGCCATCTGCGGCTGGTCGTTCGTGACGATGCTGGCCCTGTTTGTCGCCCTCAAGGCCGCTGGCCTGCTGCGAGTGTCCGCCGAGGACGAGCAGAAGGGTCTGGACATCAGCGAGCACGGCATGCAGGCCTACTCGACCCACTAG
- the ccsA gene encoding cytochrome c biogenesis protein, with the protein MATGEIVRDEPATQDPAPARPRPAAPAKSFWMTLLEGLASLRLTVTLFAMLIFLIFMGTLAQKDQGVWQVVEQTYFRVWFARIDFQAFARLIELWTKTPINNVPGGFWFPGGTLLGILLGVNLLAAHSLRFRVVAHGPRLLAGVVVTAIGVGLGAALVLADQRGAVEGVFTTGVQSLLWHALRASVAGVALLCGYLFAVSKKPALAPERVLAAAVAVVTGVTAVWLYANPAVQLNPSGLRILWLLALCMAVSLVCNAGCLLLFKKRSGIVLLHAGVLLLMVGELIVGLAADEGQMTITEGASSNYAVDIRTSELAVVDSSNPAEDVVTVVPQRYLAGDEVIAAEGLPFKVKPLEFLPNSFLVPPNAGTANPSTEGAGLSISAAQTKQVAGVDTKQGIDMPSVYAELLDPETDESLGVYLFSASVDRDQRALNPQPVEVDGKTYNVALRFKRQYKPYSVELVDFRFDRFIGTSTAKNYSADVIIHDAARSVDREAHISMNNPTRHAGDTLYQSSFDPETEQTTVLQVVTNTGRLIPYLSCVMVGLGLFTHFGQTLLRFFDRREREVAKTDADTPAPLRAGDAWTSPQVVVPVAAAVLLAGYVLSKARTDEAAVDEMPVGRFGALAMVDGGRVKPYDTYARTVLQRISNRQEINLKPLDEEDRPACADGLDKVPAEKWMLDVISGREGAGDYRVFRIDNLDLLAALGLEPRTGSFRYSLNEVLERKAKSAEGESDAIQTPEFNRQVDLAAAVPTEERSLFQSRVIALAENISRYRVMDGAFRSFGILGVESFPEGFAQQVAEAAMSLRRAEAPLPVPPQRVEDTWKTVIDAEIESFLRQREGAKPNPAVVALLGAIDAYRTQDLRGFSESLDTLETQYAKYQKQLNSPLNAEAVAQLKPAERLDLEKAGFEQWFNQFSPFTLAAVLYVVAFLCAVFSWVAAPRVLGRTAMAIVAVTLVLHTFAIVGRLYISGRPPVTNLYSSAVFIGWAMVVFGLIIDGVYRVGVGTALGAAAGFLTMLIAYFLGQDGDTFTVMQAVLDTQFWLATHVVCITLGYGATFMAGAVALAYLAYRNPTLFCGVLAAAVLVLMPILGVGLANGKGVAMLATAAGLVVFAVLFAARPRDAVDGTVERLLTRITYGVLCFALFFSFIGTVLGGLWADDSWGRFWGWDPKENGAMIIVLWNALILHARWGAMITPRGFAALAVLGNIVTTWSWFGTNELGVGLHAYGGVSDEMSLGLGIMTTAIITQIPLLPLASLPRDAWRVWAGGGRPASA; encoded by the coding sequence ATGGCCACTGGCGAGATTGTCCGCGATGAGCCCGCCACGCAGGACCCCGCGCCCGCTCGGCCCCGCCCCGCCGCCCCGGCGAAGTCGTTCTGGATGACGCTGCTGGAGGGGCTGGCCTCGCTGCGGCTGACGGTCACGCTGTTCGCGATGCTGATCTTTCTGATCTTCATGGGCACGCTCGCCCAGAAGGACCAGGGCGTGTGGCAGGTGGTGGAGCAGACCTACTTCCGCGTGTGGTTCGCCCGGATCGACTTCCAGGCGTTCGCGCGGCTGATCGAGCTGTGGACCAAGACCCCCATCAACAACGTGCCGGGCGGGTTCTGGTTCCCGGGCGGCACGCTGCTCGGCATCCTGCTGGGGGTCAACCTGCTGGCCGCGCACTCGCTCCGGTTCCGCGTGGTCGCCCACGGCCCGCGGCTGCTGGCTGGCGTGGTGGTGACCGCCATCGGCGTCGGCCTGGGCGCGGCGTTGGTGCTGGCCGATCAGCGCGGCGCAGTGGAGGGCGTGTTCACCACCGGCGTGCAGAGCCTGCTGTGGCACGCGCTGCGTGCGTCGGTCGCGGGCGTGGCGCTGTTGTGCGGCTACCTGTTCGCGGTGAGCAAGAAGCCGGCCCTCGCGCCCGAGCGGGTGCTGGCCGCCGCGGTGGCGGTGGTCACCGGCGTCACGGCGGTCTGGCTCTACGCCAACCCGGCCGTGCAGCTCAACCCGTCCGGCCTGCGGATCCTGTGGCTCTTGGCGCTCTGCATGGCCGTGTCGCTGGTCTGCAACGCCGGCTGCCTGCTGCTGTTCAAGAAGCGGAGCGGCATCGTGCTGCTGCACGCGGGCGTGCTGCTGTTGATGGTCGGCGAGCTGATTGTCGGCCTGGCCGCCGACGAGGGGCAGATGACCATCACCGAGGGCGCCTCTTCCAATTACGCGGTCGACATCCGCACCTCCGAGCTGGCCGTGGTCGACTCGTCCAACCCGGCCGAGGACGTGGTGACCGTTGTGCCGCAGCGGTACCTGGCCGGCGACGAGGTGATCGCGGCCGAGGGGCTGCCCTTCAAGGTCAAACCGCTGGAGTTCCTGCCGAACTCGTTCCTGGTTCCCCCCAACGCCGGCACGGCGAACCCCTCGACCGAGGGCGCGGGCCTGTCGATCAGCGCGGCCCAGACCAAGCAGGTTGCCGGCGTAGACACCAAGCAGGGGATCGACATGCCGTCGGTCTACGCGGAGCTGCTCGACCCCGAAACGGACGAGTCGCTCGGCGTGTACCTGTTCTCGGCCTCGGTCGATCGCGACCAACGCGCGCTAAACCCGCAGCCGGTCGAGGTCGACGGCAAGACCTACAACGTCGCGCTCCGCTTCAAGCGGCAGTACAAGCCGTACAGCGTGGAGCTGGTCGACTTCCGGTTCGACAGGTTCATCGGCACCAGCACCGCCAAGAACTACTCGGCGGACGTGATCATCCACGACGCCGCGCGGAGCGTTGACCGCGAGGCGCACATCTCGATGAACAACCCGACCCGCCACGCGGGCGACACCCTCTACCAGTCGAGCTTCGACCCCGAGACCGAACAGACCACCGTCCTGCAGGTGGTGACCAACACCGGCCGGCTGATCCCGTACCTGTCGTGCGTGATGGTCGGGCTGGGGCTGTTCACCCACTTCGGGCAGACGCTGCTGCGGTTCTTCGACCGCCGCGAGCGCGAAGTCGCGAAGACCGACGCCGACACACCGGCGCCGCTTCGCGCAGGGGACGCGTGGACGTCGCCGCAGGTGGTCGTGCCGGTCGCCGCCGCGGTGCTCCTGGCCGGCTACGTGCTCAGCAAGGCCCGCACCGACGAGGCCGCGGTCGACGAGATGCCGGTCGGCCGGTTCGGCGCGCTGGCCATGGTCGACGGCGGCCGCGTCAAGCCCTACGACACCTACGCCCGCACGGTGCTGCAGCGGATCTCCAACCGCCAAGAGATCAACCTCAAGCCGCTCGACGAGGAGGACCGCCCCGCCTGCGCCGACGGACTGGACAAGGTCCCCGCGGAGAAGTGGATGCTGGACGTGATCTCCGGCCGCGAGGGCGCGGGCGACTACCGCGTGTTCCGCATCGACAACCTGGACCTCTTAGCCGCGCTCGGCCTGGAGCCCCGCACCGGCTCGTTCCGGTACAGCCTCAACGAAGTCCTCGAGCGCAAGGCGAAGTCCGCGGAGGGCGAAAGCGATGCGATCCAGACTCCCGAATTCAACCGGCAGGTCGACCTCGCCGCGGCCGTGCCGACGGAGGAGCGGAGCCTGTTCCAGTCCCGTGTGATCGCCCTGGCCGAGAACATCAGCCGATACCGCGTGATGGACGGCGCGTTCCGGTCGTTCGGGATCCTGGGCGTGGAGAGCTTCCCGGAGGGCTTCGCGCAGCAGGTCGCCGAGGCGGCGATGAGCCTCCGCCGCGCCGAGGCGCCGCTGCCGGTCCCGCCGCAGCGGGTCGAGGACACGTGGAAGACCGTCATCGACGCCGAGATCGAGTCGTTCCTCAGACAGCGGGAGGGCGCCAAGCCCAACCCGGCGGTGGTCGCGCTGCTCGGGGCGATCGACGCCTACCGCACGCAGGACCTGCGCGGCTTCTCGGAGAGCCTCGATACGCTCGAGACCCAGTACGCCAAGTACCAGAAGCAGCTTAACTCGCCCCTCAACGCCGAAGCGGTCGCGCAGCTCAAGCCGGCCGAGCGGCTCGACCTGGAGAAGGCCGGTTTCGAGCAATGGTTCAACCAGTTCAGCCCGTTCACGCTGGCGGCCGTGCTGTACGTGGTCGCGTTCTTGTGCGCCGTGTTCTCTTGGGTGGCCGCTCCGCGGGTGCTGGGCCGCACGGCGATGGCGATCGTCGCCGTGACGCTGGTGCTGCACACGTTCGCCATCGTCGGCCGGCTGTACATCTCCGGCCGGCCGCCGGTGACCAACCTCTACTCCTCGGCGGTGTTCATCGGCTGGGCGATGGTCGTGTTCGGCCTGATCATCGACGGCGTGTACCGCGTGGGCGTCGGCACGGCGCTCGGCGCCGCGGCCGGCTTCCTCACGATGCTGATCGCGTACTTCCTCGGCCAGGACGGCGACACCTTCACCGTCATGCAGGCGGTGCTCGACACGCAGTTCTGGCTCGCCACCCACGTGGTGTGCATCACGCTGGGTTACGGGGCGACCTTCATGGCCGGCGCGGTCGCGTTGGCGTACCTGGCCTACCGCAACCCGACGCTGTTCTGCGGCGTGCTGGCGGCGGCGGTGTTGGTGCTGATGCCGATCCTCGGCGTCGGCCTCGCCAACGGCAAGGGCGTCGCGATGCTCGCCACGGCGGCGGGGCTGGTCGTGTTCGCGGTGCTGTTCGCGGCCCGACCCCGCGACGCGGTCGACGGCACGGTCGAGCGGCTCCTGACCCGCATCACCTACGGCGTGCTCTGCTTCGCGTTGTTCTTCAGCTTCATCGGCACCGTGCTGGGCGGCCTGTGGGCCGACGACTCGTGGGGCCGCTTCTGGGGCTGGGACCCGAAGGAGAACGGCGCGATGATCATCGTGCTGTGGAACGCCCTGATCCTGCACGCCCGTTGGGGCGCGATGATCACGCCCCGCGGATTCGCCGCGCTGGCCGTGCTGGGCAACATCGTCACGACCTGGAGCTGGTTCGGCACCAACGAGCTGGGCGTCGGCCTGCACGCTTACGGCGGCGTAAGTGACGAGATGTCCCTCGGGCTGGGCATTATGACCACCGCGATCATCACACAGATCCCGCTGCTGCCGCTGGCGAGCCTGCCGCGGGACGCATGGCGGGTATGGGCGGGCGGCGGACGGCCCGCCTCGGCGTAG
- a CDS encoding outer membrane beta-barrel protein, giving the protein MPSLPSPRAVVTTGLIALSGAGAVANEIAQPRSVRPSSFHYEHYYSDESSPSDALPTPTPAPPTAPAAPAAPLTPVAEPAPSFAPLCDDYAACCPHSRHGCSDEPWSLSQTLCGCDPWMEVGGWTQLGYHSDFTPLSRPGAGNQLLSFNDVPHRLNLQQQWLYFERVADGSCGLDFGFRFDVMYGTDAQKTQAFGNPGAGTRYFGSWDASLDHGDYGWAMPQLYGEVAFGDWSLIAGHFFTLVGYEVVTAPDNFFYSHALTMFNSEPFTHTGVLATYSGLDGVTLYGGWTAGWDTGFDQTDGGSNYLGGFSGDIVDGVTVTYISTIGNFGARSSGGSGYSHSVVFDFTLTDSLNYVLQSDYVDYVDQSGGGTNDDQVGLNQYLFYNVNDCLALGTRLEWWKSDGVSYYETTYGLNYRPTSNLIVRPEIRYDWTPTDGGYADGSDHQTTFGVDCILTY; this is encoded by the coding sequence ATGCCCTCCCTCCCATCGCCGCGCGCCGTGGTGACAACCGGCCTGATCGCCCTGTCGGGCGCCGGGGCGGTAGCCAACGAGATCGCGCAGCCGCGGTCCGTGCGGCCGTCGTCGTTCCACTACGAGCACTACTACTCGGACGAGTCGTCGCCGAGCGACGCACTCCCCACCCCGACCCCAGCGCCCCCAACCGCCCCGGCGGCCCCTGCGGCGCCGCTGACACCCGTGGCCGAGCCGGCCCCGTCGTTCGCCCCGCTGTGCGACGACTACGCCGCCTGCTGCCCGCACAGCCGCCACGGCTGCTCCGACGAGCCGTGGTCGCTCAGCCAGACGCTGTGCGGCTGCGACCCCTGGATGGAGGTCGGCGGATGGACCCAGCTCGGCTACCACAGCGACTTCACGCCGCTCTCGCGGCCTGGGGCGGGCAACCAGCTGCTCTCGTTCAACGATGTGCCGCACCGGCTGAACCTGCAGCAGCAGTGGCTCTACTTCGAGCGGGTGGCCGACGGCTCGTGCGGGCTGGACTTCGGCTTCCGCTTCGATGTCATGTACGGCACCGACGCGCAGAAGACCCAGGCGTTCGGCAACCCGGGGGCCGGGACCCGCTACTTCGGCAGCTGGGACGCGTCGCTCGATCACGGCGACTACGGCTGGGCGATGCCGCAGCTGTACGGCGAGGTCGCCTTCGGCGACTGGTCCCTTATCGCTGGCCACTTCTTCACGCTGGTTGGCTACGAGGTCGTGACCGCCCCGGACAACTTCTTCTACAGCCACGCCCTCACGATGTTCAACAGCGAGCCGTTCACCCACACCGGCGTGCTCGCCACGTACAGCGGGCTGGACGGCGTGACGCTGTACGGCGGCTGGACCGCGGGCTGGGACACCGGCTTCGACCAGACCGACGGCGGCAGCAACTACCTGGGCGGCTTCAGCGGCGACATCGTCGACGGGGTCACGGTGACCTACATCTCGACGATCGGCAACTTCGGCGCCCGCTCGTCCGGCGGCAGCGGCTACTCGCACAGCGTGGTTTTCGACTTCACCCTGACCGACAGCCTGAATTACGTGCTGCAGAGCGACTACGTCGACTATGTCGACCAGAGTGGCGGCGGCACGAACGACGATCAGGTGGGCCTCAACCAGTACCTGTTTTACAACGTGAACGACTGCCTGGCGCTGGGGACCCGCCTGGAATGGTGGAAGAGCGACGGAGTTTCCTACTACGAGACGACCTACGGACTGAACTACCGACCGACCTCGAACCTGATTGTCCGGCCCGAGATACGCTACGACTGGACCCCAACCGACGGCGGCTACGCCGACGGGTCGGACCATCAAACGACCTTCGGGGTCGACTGCATCCTGACGTACTGA
- a CDS encoding P-II family nitrogen regulator: MKLIIAIIQPTKLEDVKAALSEVEVVRLTIMDVQGFGRQKGQTELYRGKEVSMNLLRKVQLQIAVNDDFVEPTVSAILKGGRTGEHGEIGDGKIFVLPMDDCVRIRTGERGPEAI, from the coding sequence ATGAAACTCATCATCGCGATCATCCAGCCCACCAAATTGGAGGACGTTAAGGCGGCGTTGTCCGAGGTGGAGGTCGTGCGGCTGACCATCATGGACGTGCAGGGCTTTGGGCGGCAGAAGGGCCAGACCGAGCTGTACCGCGGCAAGGAGGTCTCGATGAACCTGCTCCGCAAGGTGCAGCTGCAGATCGCCGTGAACGACGACTTTGTCGAGCCGACCGTCAGCGCGATCCTCAAGGGGGGCCGCACCGGCGAGCACGGCGAGATCGGCGACGGGAAGATCTTTGTGCTGCCGATGGACGACTGCGTCCGCATCCGCACCGGCGAGCGGGGCCCCGAGGCGATCTAG
- the ftsY gene encoding signal recognition particle-docking protein FtsY, producing the protein MALFDRFKKGLKKTGDLLKTDIRDLFKSEGRLVDDDFLEEIRAILFKTDMGYDSVEALVDEIAKQFRARVVHREDLVAALKVKLKELMAQPESPIDFADSGPTVVMVCGVNGAGKTTSIAKLTHLFKSQGKSVILGAGDTFRAAAVEQLTIWADRLGAQIVTGEPQSHPASVAYRAAEQAAKEGIDVCIVDTAGRLQTQRNLMDELTKIRQSIGKPVPGAPHETLLVLDATTGQNGISQANSFAEAAGCTGLVLAKLDGTAKGGVVVAIRQQLGLPVKYIGVGEKHEDLAPFVPDEFVEALFADVMSAGA; encoded by the coding sequence ATGGCTCTATTCGACCGCTTCAAGAAGGGACTCAAGAAGACCGGCGACCTCCTGAAGACCGACATCCGGGACCTCTTCAAGAGCGAGGGCCGGCTGGTCGACGACGACTTCCTCGAAGAGATCCGCGCCATACTGTTCAAGACCGACATGGGCTACGACTCCGTCGAGGCCCTGGTCGACGAGATCGCCAAGCAGTTCCGCGCCCGCGTGGTGCACCGCGAGGACCTGGTGGCGGCGCTCAAGGTCAAGCTGAAGGAGCTGATGGCGCAGCCCGAGTCGCCCATCGACTTCGCCGACAGCGGCCCGACCGTGGTGATGGTGTGCGGCGTGAACGGCGCCGGCAAGACCACCTCCATCGCCAAGCTGACGCACCTGTTCAAGAGCCAGGGCAAGAGCGTGATCCTCGGCGCCGGCGACACGTTCCGCGCGGCCGCCGTCGAACAGCTCACCATCTGGGCCGACCGGCTCGGCGCCCAGATCGTCACCGGCGAGCCCCAGAGCCACCCGGCGAGCGTGGCGTACCGCGCCGCGGAGCAGGCCGCCAAGGAGGGCATCGACGTCTGCATCGTCGACACGGCCGGCCGCCTGCAGACGCAGCGCAACCTGATGGACGAGCTCACCAAGATCCGCCAGTCGATCGGCAAGCCGGTCCCCGGCGCGCCGCACGAAACGCTCCTCGTGCTCGACGCCACCACCGGCCAGAACGGCATCAGCCAGGCCAACAGCTTCGCCGAGGCCGCCGGCTGCACCGGCCTGGTGCTCGCCAAACTCGACGGCACCGCCAAGGGGGGCGTGGTCGTCGCGATCCGCCAGCAGCTCGGGCTGCCGGTGAAGTACATCGGCGTTGGCGAGAAGCACGAGGACCTGGCGCCGTTCGTTCCGGACGAGTTCGTCGAGGCCCTGTTCGCCGACGTGATGAGCGCAGGCGCGTAG